The window AATCAATCAGAAATACATTCAACATGATTTTCATCTGTCCCCTGGAGAATGGAATGAATTTCTCTCACGGGAAAGCTGTGAGCACCAGGAAATAGAAAATATAGGAAAGGCCTCAAGGCTGAAGGCAAAATCCGTGTTGTTCGGAAATCTCAAGAGTCTTGGATATCTTTCATCGTCAAACGAGCTGAAGGAAGCCATGCTTGCAAATGAAGCAGTCGTAGCAATCGGATCTGATATTAGATTCTTTCCATGTATTGCCGGAGGTTCCAGATGAGCAGCAAGGAAATGACCTATAACGAAAGATATGCCTTTCTTCTTGATCTTCTTGATGATGACAAATTCATTCGGAAGAAATATGTCGGTGCTGAGATCCCGAACTACATCTGTGCATTTCCACCAGAAGATGTCAGCTCATACAACGACATGCTGGAAAATCTAGCAAAGGCTTTAACCAGTAAAGGACGAAAAGTTCTCAAGGTTAACGTGTATGAGATCATGATTGAAATGCTTAAGGATTCAGGCGACTTTGAAGATTATCTGGAAGAGCCATCCCTGACACATAAGAAGATCATGGAGGATTTCGAAGGTGTGCTCGACAATGACACGGAGTTCGCTCCGAAGGTTGCATCGATTATCAATGAAAGCGTTCCAGGTATCGTTCTCATGAACGGTATCGGAGAGGCTTATCCTTTCATCAGAATCCATACGCTTCTTGAAAAGCTGCCGACATTACTCAAACGACTTGTCCCGATAGTCGTCTTCTATCCAGGAAATTACGACAAGGTCACAGGCAGTTCTGCCTTGCAGCTTTTCGGGAAGCTTGAACATAAGAACTACTACAGAGCATTCAACATATTCACGGAGGTTCGCTGATGCCACTGAAATTCGAATCCATCTTCACCAATCAGATTGCCAGGGACATAAATGGAGTCATCAATACTGATAGCCAGTCCACTCTTGGAGAGGAGTTCAGCGAATACGTAATCACGAATGAAGTCGCAAACTGTCTCGATGGTTTCTTTGAGAAATACAACGAGCACAATCCTATCTACAACGGTGTCTGGATCTCAGGCTTCTTCGGTTGCGGTAAATCACACCTGTTGAAGATTCTCTCATACCTCATCGCAAACAGCGATATCGATGGGAAGAAGGCTGTCTCGTATTTCGACAACAAGCTCAATGATAATCCGATGCTTCTTGGGCAGATGAGAAAAGCTGCTGGAATTCCATCCGAGAGCATCCTTTTCAACATCGTCCAGTACAACCAGAATGACAAGTCAGAGCCGATTCTCCACATCTTCCAGAGGAAGTTCTATGAGCATTGCGGTTACTTTGGAATAAATCCGAAAATCGCTGCATTCGAGATGGAACTCGACAAGGAAGGCCTCTTTGAGAAGTTCAAGGAAGTCTTCAACCAGGTTTCAGGCAAGGTCTGGGAAGAGGCGAGAAAGAAGCCCAACATCAACAACAGACATATCGCCAAAGCCTTTGCTGAGGTCACAGGAAATGCTGAAGATCAGGATCTTCTTGACAGCTATGAAGCTGAAATCAGCATTCACGACTTCGCAGTGCAGGTGAAGGAATACATGGATTCTAAAGGATCCGATTTCCGTCTCAATTTCTTTGTCGATGAAGTCGGTCAGTTTGTTGCAAGATCAAGCCGCCTCATGGTTGATCTCCAGGAGATTGCAACCAGCCTCAGTTCTGTTACTGCCAACAGGTCCTGGGTCATGGTCACAAGCCAGGATGAGCTTGAGAAGTTCGTGAAGAACCTCGACAAGCAGGACAAGACAGATATCAGCAAGATCATGGGCAGATTCTATGTGAAGATGTCACTGTCCAATGCCAACGTCAATGAAGTCATCCAGAAGAGGCTTCTTGAGAAGAATGAAGAAGGCAAGAAGATTGTCGGATCTGCATATGAGATCCAGAAAGAGAACTTCAACACACTCTTCCAGTTCGTGAACGGGCCGAAAAAATACAGGGTATACAGGGACAAGGATGAGTTCGTCACGACATATCCATTCGTCACATACCAGTTCGA of the Sphaerochaeta sp. genome contains:
- a CDS encoding DUF1788 domain-containing protein — protein: MSSKEMTYNERYAFLLDLLDDDKFIRKKYVGAEIPNYICAFPPEDVSSYNDMLENLAKALTSKGRKVLKVNVYEIMIEMLKDSGDFEDYLEEPSLTHKKIMEDFEGVLDNDTEFAPKVASIINESVPGIVLMNGIGEAYPFIRIHTLLEKLPTLLKRLVPIVVFYPGNYDKVTGSSALQLFGKLEHKNYYRAFNIFTEVR